A region from the Fusarium graminearum PH-1 chromosome 4, whole genome shotgun sequence genome encodes:
- a CDS encoding NAD(P) transhydrogenase, translating into MASHMLRPLASSAVPASASELCASSFFFQKQLKGYRLKDGRLSSRKQWHSTLKASSQRALVADVSKPLALIRHVSTPTPRNYSTVVLPKTTPYENLVVGVPTEIFPNERRVALTPANVAILKKKGFKQVLVERGAGVHADFLDAAYEKAGATLVDSPREVWSNSDIVLKVRGPGLEEVGSMKEGQTIISFLQPSQNKELVEKIAARKATSFAMDMIPRISRAQVFDALSSMANIAGYKAVLEASNVFGRFLTGQVTAAGKIPPCKVLVIGAGVAGLSAIATARRMGAIVRGFDTRPAAREQVQSLGAEFIEVELQEDGSGAGGYAKEMSKEFIEAEMKLFKDQAKEVDIIITTALIPGKPAPKLLKNDILDVMKPGSVIVDLAAEAGGNCEATKKGELAIYNDVKVIGYTDLPSRLPTQSSTLYSNNITKFLLSMTPEPKAFGIDLTDEVVRGAIVTQEGDIVPPAPRAAPPPPPVKTETAQETPEAVALTPWQKKTREVAGVTAGMGSILALGKWTSPLLMSNAFTFALASLIGYRAVWGVAPALHSPLMSVTNAISGMVGIGGLFILGGGFLPATIPQAFGAVSVLLAFVNVGGGFVITKRMLDMFKHTGPTDPPEYPWLYAVPAVLCGGGFLAAASTGAAGLVQAGYLVSSVLCIGSISSLASQATARMGNAFGILGVGTGVLASLLAAGFTPEVLTQFGGLAAIGTIAGMLIGKRITPTDLPQTVAALHSVVGLAAVLTSIGSVMADVMDPSTLHMVTAYLGVFIGGITFTGSLVAFMKLAGKMSSKPKMLPGRHIINSGLLATNAATMGAFITMAPGSPMIAAGALAGSAALSFIKGYTTTSAIGGADMPVVITVLNAYSGFALVAEGFMLENTLLTTVGALIGVSGSILSYIMCVAMNRSLTNVLFGGLGTPTQVQEYKPQGEVTTTSVDDLADALLNSEKVILIVGYGMAVAKAQYAISSIVSTLRAKGITVRFAIHPVAGRMPGQCNVLLAEASVPYDIVLEMDEINDDFPDTDLAVVIGANDTVNPIAMEKGSSIEGMPVLHAWKAKQVVVMKRGMASGYEFRVKLTLQAIKSAIEAKS; encoded by the exons ATGGCGTCTCATATGCTGCGTCCGTTGGCCTCGTCCGCGGTTcctgcttcagcttctgAGCTGTGcgcctcgagcttcttcttccagaagcAACTGAAAGGCTACAGGCTCAAAG ATGGTCGTCTGTCGAGTCGCAAACAATGGCACAGCACCCTCAAAGCTTCGTCTCAGCGCGCACTTGTCGCAGACGTCTCCAAGCCTCTCGCTCTGATCCGTCATGTTTCCACGCCTACGCCTCGCAACTATTCTACAGTGGTACTTCCAAAGACAACTCCCTACGAAAATCTAGTTGTCGGTGTTCCCACCGAGATCTTTCCTAACGAACGTCGTGTTGCCCTTACACCTGCTAACGTAGCtatcctcaagaagaagggctTTAAGCAGGTCCTTGTCGAACGTGGTGCTGGTGTTCATGCTGACTTTCTCGATGCTGCTTACGAAAAAGCTGGCGCAACTCTTGTCGACAGCCCTAGAGAAGTCTGGTCCAACTCAGACATTGTTCTCAAAGTTCGCGGTCCTGGTCTAGAAGAAGTCGGCTCCATGAAAGAAGGCCAGACTATCATTTCTTTCCTCCAACCCTCCCAGAACAAAGAACTTGTTGAAAAGATTGCTGCTCGAAAGGCTACTAGTTTCGCCATGGACATGATTCCTCGTATTTCTCGCGCTCAGGTCTTTGATGCCCTCAGCAGTATGGCCAATATTGCTGGCTATAAAGCTGTTCTCGAAGCTTCAAACGTATTTGGTAGATTCCTCACTGGTCAGGTTActgctgctggaaagatCCCCCCTTGCAAGGTTTTGGTtattggtgctggtgttgctggttTGAGTGCTATTGCTACCGCTCGCCGTATGGGAGCCATTGTCCGTGGCTTCGATACTCGACCCGCTGCTCGCGAACAGGTTCAGTCTCTTGGAGCCGAATTCATCGAAGTTGAactccaagaagatggatctGGCGCTGGTGGTTATGCTAAAGAAATGAGTAAGGAATTTATCGAAGCTGAAATGAAGCTCTTTAaagaccaagccaaggaagTCGACATTATCATCACTACAGCACTGATCCCTGGAAAACCTGCCCCGAAACTGCTCAAAAACGATATTCTTGATGTCATGAAACCTGGAAGTGTCATTGTTGATTTGGCCGCTGAAGCTGGAGGTAACTGCGAAGCTACTAAAAAGGGAGAGCTAGCCATCTACAACGACGTCAAAGTTATTG GATACACTGATCTGCCCTCTCGCTTGCCAACTCAGTCATCGACTCTCTATTCCAACAACATTACCAAGTTCTTGCTTTCCATGACCCCTGAACCCAAGGCATTCGGTATCGATCTTACGGACGAAGTTGTAAGAGGTGCCATCGTGACTCAGGAGGGAGATATCgttcctcctgctcctcgcGCAGCACCCCCGCCACCTCCCGTAAAGACCGAGACCGCGCAGGAGACCCCTGAAGCTGTAGCCCTTACACCCTGGCAAAAGAAGACTCGCGAAGTTGCTGGTGTCACTGCAGGTATGGGTAGCATCTTGGCACTTGGGAAATGGACCAGCCCTCTCCTCATGTCGAATGCGTTCACCTTTGCTTTGGCCAGTCTTATCGGATACCGTGCTGTTTGGGGTGTTGCCCCTGCCCTTCACTCGCCTCTGATGAGCGTAACCAACGCTATCTCTGGAATGGTGGGTATTGGTGGTTTGTTCATTCTTGGAGGTGGATTCCTTCCTGCAACGATCCCTCAAGCTTTTGGCGCCGTGAGTGTCTTGCTGGCATttgtcaatgttggtggtggctttgTCATAACCAAGCGTATGCTGGATATGTTTAAGC ACACAGGACCTACTGATCCCCCTGAGTACCCCTGGCTCTatgctgttcctgctgtaCTGTGCGGTGGCGGCTTTCTGGCCGCTGCCTCGActggtgctgctggtcttgttCAAGCCGGTTACCTCGTCAGCTCTGTCCTCTGCATTGGCTCCATCTCTAGTCTTGCTTCCCAGGCCACTGCTCGCATGGGTAACGCCTTTGGtattcttggtgttggtacAGGTGTTTTGGCCAgtcttcttgctgctggttTCACACCCGAGGTCCTCACGCAGTTTGGTGGTCTCGCGGCCATCGGTACCATTGCTGGCATGCTTATTGGCAAGCGAATTACTCCAACCGATCTTCCCCAGACTGTTGCAGCCCTTCATTCCGTCGTCGGTCTTGCAGCTGTCTTGACTAGCATCGGTAGTGTCATGGCAGATGTCATGGACCCATCAACTCTTCACATGGTGACAGCCTACCTTGGTGTCTTTATCGGCGGTATCACATTTACCGGATCGCTTGTCGCGTTCATGAAACTTGCGGGTAAAATGTCgtccaagcccaagatgtTACCTGGACGacacatcatcaactcagGCTTACTTGCAACCAATGCAGCTACCATGGGTgccttcatcaccatggcgCCGGGAAGTCCCATGATTGCAGCTGGAGCACTCGCCGGAAGTGCTGCGTTGAGTTTCATCAAGGGATACACGACAACTTCTGCGATTGGAGGTGCTGATATGCCTGTCGTTATCACTGTCTTGAACGCATACAGTGGTTTTGCTCTCGTTGCTGAAGGGTTCATGCTCGAAAACACCCTTTTGACCACAGTCGGAGCGCTGATCGGTGTCTCTGGATCCATTCTTTCATACATCATGTGCGTTGCGATGAATCGGTCACTCACAAACGTGTTGTTTGGAGGGCTGGGCACACCGACTCAAGTCCAAGAGTATAaacctcaaggagaagtcACCACAACATCTGTAGATGATCTTGCAGATGCACTTCTCAACTCTGAAAAGGTCATTCTCATTGTCGGTTATGGCATGGCTGTTGCCAAAGCGCAGTACGCCATCTCGAGCATCGTCTCGACTTTGCGAGCCAAGGGTATCACTGTCCGTTTTGCCATCCATCCTGTTGCAGGCCGCATGCCTGGACAGTGCAACGTGCTCCTCGCTGAGGCCAGCGTACCGTACGATATCGTTCTGGAAATGGACGAGATCAACGACGACTTCCCCGACACTGATCTTGCTGTTGTCATTGGTGCTAACGATACTGTCAACCCCATCGCAATGGAAAAGGGCAGCTCAATCGAAGGTATGCCTGTGCTTCACGCCTGGAAGGCCAAGCAGGTTGTGGTTATGAAGCGAGGCATGGCCAGTGGTTATG AGTTTCGTGTGAAG CTAACCCTCCAAGCTATCAAATCTGCAATTGAAGCAAAGTCGTAG